From the Chelonoidis abingdonii isolate Lonesome George chromosome 4, CheloAbing_2.0, whole genome shotgun sequence genome, the window GCCCCCCGGCAGGGGCTCACATGCGGCTGGCGCGGTCGCGGGCGCCCACGCGGTTCAGGCTCTGGATACACTGCGCCCGGTAGTTCTCGTAGTGAATCTCCTGGGTCACCTCCTTCAGGTCGTGCATGTGCGTCCGCACCAGCATCGTGCGCAGCTTCAGGAAGTCGCAGTGCGCCGGGTTCTCCACTGGGGGGCGACAGAGTCgtggggctgctgctcccccctcGGCTTCCCCTGGTGCCCTCTCGGCCCCCTGGTGACCCCCACTGACTCCTCTACCCCCTGGCATCTCCCTCCACCAACAGACCTCCTCTGCCCCCggcacccccctctgccccccactgaccccctctgctcccagcacctcccNNNNNNNNNNNNNNNNNNNNNNNNNNNNNNNNNNNNNNNNNNNNNNNNNNNNNNNNNNNNNNNNNNNNNNNNNNNNNNNNNNNNNNNNNNNNNNNNNNNNNNNNNNNNNNNNNNNNNNNNNNNNNNNNNNNNNNNNNNNNNNNNNNNNNNNNNNNNNNNNNNNNNNNNNNNNNNNNNNNNNNNNNNNNNNNNNNNNNNNNNNNNNNNNNNNNNNNNNNNNNNNNNNNNNNNNNNNNNNNNNNNNNNNNNNNNNNNNNNNNNNNNNNNNNNNNNNNNNNNNNNNNNNNNNNNNNNNNNNNNNNNNNNNNNNNNNNNNNNNNNNNNNNNNNNNNNNNNNNNNNNNNNNNNNNNNNNNNNNNNNNNNNNNNNNNNNNNNNNNNNNNNNNNNNNNNNNNNNNNNNNNNNNNNNNNNNNNNNNNNNNNNNNNNNNNNNNNNNNNNNNNNNNNNNNNNNNNNNNNNNNNNNNNNNNNNNNNNNNNNNNNNNNNNNNNNNNNNNNNNNNNNNNNNNNNNNNNNNNNNNNNNNNNNNNNNNNNNNNNNNNNNNNNNNNNNNNNNNNNNNNNNNNNNNNNNNNNNNNNNNNNNNNNNNNNNNNNNNNNNNNNNNNNNNNNNNNNNNNNNNNNNNNNNNNNNNNNNNNNNNNNNNNNNNNNNNNNNNNNNNNNNNNNNNNNNNNNNNNNNNNNNNNNNNNNNNNNNNNNNNNNNNNNNNNNNNNNNNNNNNNNNNNNNNNNNNNNNNNNNNNNNNNNNNNNNNNNNNNNNNNNNNNNNNNNNNNNNNNNNNNNNNNNNNNNNNNNNNNNNNNNNNNNNNNNNNNNNNNNNNNNNNNNNNNNNNNNNNNNNNNNNNNNNNNNNNNNNNNNNNNNNNNNNNNNNNNNNNNNNNNNNNNNNNNNNNNNNNNNNNNNNNNNNNNNNNNNNNNNNNNNNNNNNNNNNNNNNNNNNNNNNNNNNNNNNNNNNNNNNNNNNNNNNNNNNNNNNNNNNNNNNNNNNNNNNNNNNNNNNNNNNNNNNNNNNNNNNNNNNNNNNNNNNNNNNNNNNNNNNNNNNNNNNNNNNNNNNNNNNNNNNNNNNNNNNNNNNNNNNNNNNNNNNNNNNNNNNNNNNNNNNNNNNNNNNNNNNNNNNNNNNNNNNNNNNNNNNNNNNNNNNNNNNNNNNNNNNNNNNNNNNNNNNNNNNNNNNNNNNNNNNNNNNNNNNNNNNNNNNNNNNNNNNNNNNNNNNNNNNNNNNNNNNNNNNNNNNNNNNNNNNNNNNNNNNNNNNNNNNNNNNNNNNNNNNNNNNNNNNNNNNNNNNNNNNNNNNNNNNNNNNNNNNNNNNNNNNNNNNNNNNNNNNNNNNNNNNNNNNNNNNNNNNNNNNNNNNNNNNNNNNNNNNNNNNNNNNNNNNNNNNNNNNNNNNNNNNNNNNNNNNNNNNNNNNNNNNNNNNNNNNNNNNNNNNNNNNNNNNNNNNNNNNNNNNNNNNNNNNNNNNNNNNNNNNNNNNNNNNNNNNNNNNNNNNNNNNNNNNNNNNNNNNNNNNNNNNNNNNNNNNNNNNNNNNNNNNNNNNNNNNNNNNNNNNNNNNNNNNNNNNNNNNNNNNNNNNNNNNNNNNNNNNNNNNNNNNNNNNNNNNNNNNNNNNNNNNNNNNNNNNNNNNNNNNNNNNNNNNNNNNNNNNNNNNNNNNNNNNNNNNNNNNNNNNNNNNNNNNNNNNNNNNNNNNNNNNNNNNNNNNNNNNNNNNNNNNNNNNNNNNNNNNNNNNNNNNNNNNNNNNNNNNNNNNNNNNNNNNNNNNNNNNNNNNNNNNNNNNNNNNNNNNNNNNNNNNNNNNNNNNNNNNNNNNNNNNNNNNNNNNNNNNNNNNNNNNNNNNNNNNNNNNNNNNNNNNNNNNNNNNNNNNNNNNNNNNNNNNNNNNNNNNNNNNNNNNNNNNNNNNNNNNNNNNNNNNNNNNNNNNNNNNNNNNNNNNNNNNNNNNNNNNNNNNNNNNNNNNNNNNNNNNNNNNNNNNNNNNNNNNNNNNNNNNNNNNNNNNNNNNNNNNNNNNNNNNNNNNNNNNNNNNNNNNNNNNNNNNNNNNNNNNNNNNNNNNNNNNNNNNNNNNNNNNNNNNNNNNNNNNNNNNNNNNNNNNNNNNNNNNNNNNNNNNNNNNNNNNNNNNNNNNNNNNNNNNNNNNNNNNNNNNNNNNNNNNNNNNNNNNNNNNNNNNNNNNNNNNNNNNNNNNNNNNNNNNNNNNNNNNNNNNNNNNNNNNNNNNNNNNNNNNNNNNNNNNNNNNNNNNNNNNNNNNNNNNNNNNNNNNNNNNNNNNNNNNNNNNNNNNNNNNNNNNNNNNNNNNNNNNNNNNNNNNNNNNNNNNNNNNNNNNNNNNNNNNNNNNNNNNNNNNNNNNNNNNNNNNNNNNNNNNNNNNNNNNNNNNNNNNNNNNNNNNNNNNNNNNNNNNNNNNNNNNNNNNNNNNNNNNNNNNNNNNNNNNNNNNNNNNNNNNNNNNNNNNNNNNNNNNNNNNNNNNNNNNNNNNNNNNNNNNNNNNNNNNNNNNNNNNNNNNNNNNNNNNNNNNNNNNNNNNNNNNNNNNNNNNNNNNNNNNNNNNNNNNNNNNNNNNNNNNNNNNNNNNNNNNNNNNNNNNNNNNNNNNNNNNNNNNNNNNNNNNNNNNNNNNNNNNNNNNNNNNNNNNNNNNNNNNNNNNNNNNNNNNNNNNNNNNNNNNNNNNNNNNNNNNNNNNNNNNNNNNNNNNNNNNNNNNNNNNNNNNNNNNNNNNNNNNNNNNNNNNNNNNNNNNNNNNNNNNNNNNNNNNNNNNNNNNNNNNNNNNNNNNNNNNNNNNNNNNNNNNNNNNNNNNNNNNNNNNNNNNNNNNNNNNNNNNNNNNNNNNNNNNNNNNNNNNNNNNNNNNNNNNNNNNNNNNNNNNNNNNNNNNNNNNNNNNNNNNNNNNNNNNNNNNNNNNNNNNNNNNNNNNNNNNNNNNNNNNNNNNNNNNNNNNNNNNNNNNNNNNNNNNNNNNNNNNNNNNNNNNNNNNNNNNNNNNNNNNNNNNNNNNNNNNNNNNNNNNNNNNNNNNNNNNNNNNNNNNNNNNNNNNNNNNNNNNNNNNNNNNNNNNNNNNNNNNNNNNNNNNNNNNNNNNNNNNNNNNNNNNNNNNNNNNNNNNNNNNNNNNNNNNNNNNNNNNNNNNNNNNNNNNNNNNNNNNNNNNNNNNNNNNNNNNNNNNNNNNNNNNNNNNNNNNNNNNNNNNNNNNNNNNNNNNNNNNNNNNNNNNNNNNNNNNNNNNNNNNNNNNNNNNNNNNNNNNNNNNNNNNNNNNNNNNNNNNNNNNNNNNNNNNNNNNNNNNNNNNNNNNNNNNNNNNNNNNNNNNNNNNNNNNNNNNNNNNNNNNNNNNNNNNNNNNNNNNNNNNNNNNNNNNNNNNNNNNNNNNNNNNNNNNNNNNNNNNNNNNNNNNNNNNNNNNNNNNNNNNNNNNNNNNNNNNNNNNNNNNNNNNNNNNNNNNNNNNNNNNNNNNNNNNNNNNNNNNNNNNNNNNNNNNNNNNNNNNNNNNNNNNNNNNNNNNNNNNNNNNNNNNNNNNNNNNNNNNNNNNNNNNNNNNNNNNNNNNNNNNNNNNNNNNNNNNNNNNNNNNNNNNNNNNNNNNNNNNNNNNNNNNNNNNNNNNNNNNNNNNNNNNNNNNNNNNNNNNNNNNNNNNNNNNNNNNNNNNNNNNNNNNNNNNNNNNNNNNNNNNNNNNNNNNNNNNNNNNNNNNNNNNNNNNNNNNNNNNNNNNNNNNNNNNNNNNNNNNNNNNNNNNNNNNNNNNNNNNNNNNNNNNNNNNNNNNNNNNNNNNNNNNNNNNNNNNNNNNNNNNNNNNNNNNNNNNNNNNNNNNNNNNNNNNNNNNNNNNNNNNNNNNNNNNNNNNNNNNNNNNNNNNNNNNNNNNNNNNNNNNNNNNNNNNNNNNNNNNNNNNNNNNNNNNNNNNNNNNNNNNNNNNNNNNNNNNNNNNNNNNNNNNNNNNNNNNNNNNNNNNNNNNNNNNNNNNNNNNNNNNNNNNNNNNNNNNNNNNNNNNNNNNNNNNNNNNNNNNNNNNNNNNNNNNNNNNNNNNNNNNNNNNNNNNNNNNNNNNNNNNNNNNNNNNNNNNNNNNNNNNNNNNNNNNNNNNNNNNNNNNNNNNNNNNNNNNNNNNNNNNNNNNNNNNNNNNNNNNNNNNNNNNNNNNNNNNNNNNNNNNNNNNNNNNNNNNNNNNNNNNNNNNNNNNNNNNNNNNNNNNNNNNNNNNNNNNNNNNNNNNNNNNNNNNNNNNNNNNNNNNNNNNNNNNNNNNNNNNNNNNNNNNNNNNNNNNNNNNNNNNNNNNNNNNTCTCCATCCACGCACCCAACTCCGCAGCCCTGACACACCTCTGGGTcccgccccacaccccagccccctcactCACCCCCCAATACCCCCTGGGGTTCTGCCTCCCCCCACACAGCCCTGGGTCCCGCCCCCCACTCACCCTGGGCGTCCAGCAGGGTCCGATCCTTGTACAGGTCCGTCAGGAACAGGCTGTCGATCAGCGTCGACTTCCCCAGCCCAGACTCCCCTGCAGGGAGGGGCGGgggtgagccaggactcctgggttctctctcagttctgggaggggcgggggggtctagtgggttagagcagggggcccgggagccaggactcctgggttctctcccggctctgggagaggagtgggggctggtgggttagagtgggggggctgTAGGGGCATATGGGGTTTAAGCCTTTACCTGCCACCATCAGAGTAAAGTCGAATCCCTTCTTCACAGATTTCCgatgcagctggttggggagGGTGGCGAACCCGACATATTCCTTGTCCTGCGACAGAGAGAGCCTGGGTCTGGGGCCCTCAGACCAGCAAcagcacccaggagtcctggctcccagctcccctgctcgaGCCACTTGAGCCCACTcccccccagagccaggagacaacccaggagtcctggctcccggcccccccgctctaaccactagaccccactccgctcccagagctggggagagaacccaggagtcctggctcccagcccccactctcctcccagagctggggagagaacccaggagtccaggatcccagccccccagctctaacccaccagcccccactccgctcccagagccgggagagaacccaggagtcctggctcccagccccccctgctctaacccactagaccccactcccctcccagagccgggagagaaccaggagtcctggcttccggCCCCACTCCTCTaactcactagaccccactcccctccctgatcTGGGGATAGAACCCCGGAGTCCGGgcttccagcccagcccaggagggagcactgtgggggtgcagggcagaggcgCTGGCTGTGAGGGAAGCTCCCggctaccccagccctggccttgcccagcagggggtgctgtggggagtggggcaggagggccAGGGATATGCCGTGGGGCGCTCACCATGGCGGCGTCTACGCTGCTTTGAGCTCTCGATGCACCTGGCCGCATCTGCTCTGCCCACTTCCTCTCGCACCGAGCAGCAAAAGGAAACCGTGACGCGCCCGCGGCTGCCCTCCCATTGGCCACCCCACCCCTGcgctcccctggcaggcagggctggcccctgTGGGGCAgtaggaggtgctgtgctgcagggagcaaggTGGGGGGACCCAGCAGGGGGCGCACCCCCTCGACAATCCTGGCTGGGCCTGGTGGGGCACCAagatagacagacacacagggagccCTTTTCTCTCATCCTGTATTTATTGGCTTTCTGCCCAGAGCCCGGGCGCGACCCATGCCAAGCTCCCCACTCAGCCGTCTCCTCACACTGGCGACGAAGGAAAATCCCCCAGAGCCTTGCAGTGGGGTGCTGGCCTCAGagacccaggctctgaactgtcccaGAGGGGTCCAGGCTTTGGGGGAACCGAGCTAGAGAGAAGGATCTGAGCAGCAGCCCTGGGTCggacccatgggcccatctagcccggtatcccgcCTGCTCCCTCACACCATCCCCCGGCTCAGACCCGTGGGCCCAGCCAGTTTTAGGGGACAGGGGAATGGCTGTAGGGGGCAGGCGGAGtgactgaggggtttgggggtgaTTTGGGGGGTGTGACTATGGGGCAGGGAATGGATGAGGGGACAGGGTGCAGTTGAGGGGGCTGAGAGGGGATTTGGGGGTACAGTGGGCAGATGGGGGGCTGGGGcttagggaggggaggggggaatttggGAGCTtgcctccacccacccccacgGCAGAGACCCCACTTGACATCCACATTCCCTTCTCACCGCCCCACCCATGGCTGACCCCAAGCAGCGTGTGCAGCTTCCCACAAAGCGTCTCCATCCACGGCCGAGTCTCTGCCGAGCCCTGAGCTTCCCCCGAAGCCGGACATTTCCTCTGTCCGGCCGGCACCGAGAACCCCCTGGTTGGCGCGTCCGTCGAGGTGTCTGTGCCATGGGGGGTCCCCCCATATCCTAGGCTCCTTGTGGCCAAAACAGCCCAGCCGGCTCCCAGTGATGCACCTCTGGCAGCCCGGTGAGCTGCCCCATGGCTCCTGTGTCCTGGGCTGCCCCATGGCAGAGTCTCTCAGGGGTCAGGTGGCCAGAGCCGTGGTAGCTGTCCTGTGGTAGCTGTCCCCATAGGCCGTCTTCTCCCGATCTtgcctccctctggctcctctgCCCCATCTCCCGTCCCCTGGCTCATCCACCCCCATCTGCCCCCTGATCGTGCCCatctcacccccccaccccctcatggCTTGCCCCGGCTGTGGACCCGGCCGTGTTTGACCACATGGGAGCGCTGGCTGAAGCCACGCCCACACTCCCCACAGGTGTAGGGCTTCTCCCCGGTGTGGACGCGCCGGTGCTTGAGCAGGTCGGAGCTCTGCAGGAAGCTCTTGCCGCAGTCGACGCAGCCGAAGGGCCGCTGGCCGGCGTGGACCCGCTGATGCTGGAGCAGGCTGGAGCTGTGGCCGAAGCGCTTGCCACAATCGGTGCAGCCAAAGGGCCGCTCGCCGGAGTGGGTGGCCTGGTGCTTGAGCAGGTGAGAGCTGCGGCCGAAGCACTTGCCGCACTGGGCGCAGCAGAAGGGGCGGGTGCCAGAGCTAGCGCGCCGGTGCTGGAGCAGgttggagctctggctgaaggCCCGGCCGCAGTCGGGGCAGCGGTAGGGGCGCTCGCCTGTGTGGACGCGCTGGTGCCGCACCAGGTCAGAGCTCTGACTGAAGGACCGGCCGCAGTCGGGGCAGCGGTAGGGGCGCTCGCCTGTGTGCGTGGTCTGGTGCTGGAGTAGGTGCGAGCTCTGCCGGAAGGATTTCCCGCACTCCGGACACTGGTAGGAGCGGCCAGCTGGCTTGCGGCGGGGCGTTGGGGGTGTGGCCACCCCGGCAGCttctggggagagagaaaggagattgGGGGTGAACAGGGCAAACTGATCCCCCAGGACTGGAAGAGGTGGTTTcgtacctgtaactggaggttcttcgagacaGTGGTCCCAATCTGTATTCCATGGAAGGCCCTGCGTCCAGAGCCGGAGAATTCGAAAGAAGTGTCTGTTGCGACCACATCTCCAGTTCCTTCCCCACCACGAACCAAACAGCTCCatggcagagaggaaggagggcggAGCTGGAATCCAAATAGGGGACTACACGTCTCCCAGAACCTCCAGTTCCAGGGAAGTAACCGCCTCTCCTGCTCCGACCGATGGTCTGTGTTGCCTTCCACTCCGGGCCAATTTGGAGGAGGGTGTGAGGAAAAGGATGAAGGCCTGCTGGACCTCCGTCGCATAGCTCTTGCAACAAGGCATGTGCTGAATGCCGCATAGCCACCCgcctgtgacactctgtaccccaagcaacaccctggcacccccataATCACCACAGTCATCTAATTATGATGTGTTTGTACAAAGTCTGTCTTGTGAGCTATCACTTTAAAAGTCTTGAACTGCTGAACATTAACACCCTGTTGCATTGTGTGAGCGTCACTGgatgggaagttatgaagttttgctccgtgtgtgtgactgaaatatgttgtgaggttgggaacacccacaaccagcctttccgGCACAACAGTGGAGCAGCCAGACACGCTGGTGGCCTGTTAAAGGAACCCACACTCCCAAGGTCTGTCCCAGGAGCCGTGTACAACGGAGACCTCTCAGAGAGAGCACACAGACAATGGAGGCTGCTTGACTCACGGGGTAGCAAAGGCTccttccagcaagctggaagaggGGAAATGAGATCAacacttggcctcactccccctcactcccagctcaacacctggaaacgtgtctggagaacaaagactgaacagggGAGGTGACCCAGGCTGGACAGGAGAATCCCAGCCTGTATAGTAAGGAACTAGACCATCAGGGTGAGACACGGCTTCATTCAAATCCTGTCCAATTCATAGAACTCAGATTGtgattttacctttatttcttaGGAAACCAACTTTGATCTTTATGCTTATTGCTTATAATCACATCAAACCTGTCTGTCTGTCGTCGATAAACTGGTTTTATACTGTACCCAAAGCAGTGTGTTTTGCCTGAGGGGCCTGGGAGATCtgctcagcaacaagagctggtgcatgtcctctccgcactgagggaggggtggactggGTTATAAAGTTACACGGCTCAGGCTTCTGAGCAGGGCAGGATGGTTCAGCCCTGGGGTcataggctggggagctggggggattggctggatcccctctATTGacagttcatgagtggctgggagatcaaTCACATAactgagctgggtgtgtccctggcCGGGGCTGGCTGGGTGAGTGCGAGACCTGGaggggtctgcagcttgtcacagcatcccAGTGTGAGAGGGAGGCCAGGCTGGTGGGACAGAGGACTCAGCGGTACCCCGGTTcctggctgcaccccagggaaCCCGTCGCACCGACGTCTGTCGGAAAGCAGCAGGTCACGCACGGAGGCTGTGGTTGGCATTCATGCGCTTGAGGAAAGGGGCCCTCACCCCACAGGGTGGAGACCGTCCTGACAACTGATAGAGCCAAACGCCCCCAAATCCACTTAGAAACCCTCCGTGTGGAGACTGTTTAGCACCAGAACTGGAAGGATCATGGGGTGGGCAGTCTAGGGGACGAGCGGAAAGGTCTCGTGCTCTGCAGGCAGAGGAGGCCCAGcagatggcgggggggggggcgccgctcCTCTGCTGAGGTGGGAGGCTTTGGAAGGAAGTGGATGGGTTTGTTGAGCTGAAACCAGGGGCCGACCTTTGGGAGAAACTTGGGGTGCAGGCACCAGGacgctttgccccccccccccggccccccattCACCGACCCATCTTGCGGAAGGAATAGCTCCGAGGAAGGGAGATTTCATTCACGTCGCGCGAATGAGGTTGCGGTCCCGCAGGGGTGGGGAGGTTTGTAGCAGACCCAGCCGTCAATGGCCACGTTCGGACAGACAGACGGACTGTGTGTCCGCGCACAGGGAAGGCGGAAGGCCCTGACAGCTGCTAGGTGGACATGATGGGACAGAGAACGAGTCCTGATGTGGTCAAGCACAGGAGCCCAAGAAAAGGGGTATGATCATGTCGTCAGGGGGCAAGACCAGTCTGTCAGGCCCAGGAGGTGAAATGCCTCCACTTGTCCAGACAGAAGCCTGGTGGACGCCTGCCTGCCGCTCGAAGGACATTTTGTGCTGCTGATGAACACTCCCGCACGACACGGCCTATGATGCACCCAAAGCGCCGGCATGCTGATGGGTATCCTGGATTCCCAAGAAGTGAAGGTCCCTTGTGTCAGGGGCTCGCCCATGCAGGCACCTTGGCCGGCGAGCAACGCGCCCGTGATGATCGTGTCCAGAGAGGACGGGAGGAAAGGCATCCTGTGCCTGGGGACCATCCACCACGGGAGCAAGGAGAGGACCTCCTGCGGGTGGGGATGGTGGGGAAGACGACAGAAAGCACATGGTTTATCGCATGGGTGAACCGGCTCTCCGGAGCCACAGCTGAAGACAGCGAAGGCGGTAACTGGCTTACATGTGGCCAAGGATAGGCAGGTCCTGGCCGGAACAGAAGGACCATTGATTACTCAGGTGACGAGTTCCCGCCGGGTCTGGAATCTGTCCCTCGGCAGGTTGGCCCATGCCAAGACTGTATCGATGGAGGCCCCTGTGACATCCAGGGACCGCGTGGGAACTGAAGTTGATTTTTCGACATTGACGCTCACCTCTGTGTCCCCAGATTGTGCTGCTGGCAGCCAGTCATCAAGGGAGGGGAATCTAAAGACCCCGTGATGCCGGCGTGGGTGGCTACGACAGAGGAAACTTTGGGGAAGAcctgtggagcaggggtgagtccaAAGAGTAGGACCCTGGATTGGAAGTGCCAAGGCCCATCGTGAATCTCAAGAGCTTTCTGGGTGTTGGGTGGACATCTACGTGAAATCAGGCATCTCGCACATTGAGAACTGTGAACCATCCAGAGACAGGATGATGGCTACCATGGTGACCATCCAAAACTTGGGCTGGATGTAGTGATTGAGGAGACGGAGATCCAGGATTGGTCTCCACCTTCTCCTGGGGTACCAGGAAATATGTGGAACAGAACCCAGTGCCCTGAGAGTCCGGAGGAACGTGCTCTATCGTCTCACCTTTCTGGTAGAGAGCCGACGGCTAGAGCGAGGATGCTGTTGTGAGTGTGGTCCCTGAGGAGGGATCAGGGTGCGGGAACATGGATGAGGTAGCGCTGTGAACTCCATCGTATAGCCATGTCAAACAGCAGCCGGGACCCGCTCGTCCGCTGTTACTGCACTCCAAGCTAGTACGAAGAACACTAGGCCAACTCCCTCCCGAAGGGGGAGAGCCAGGTGTTTGCCCCATTCTTCTTCCAGTGGAATATGGAAGTCCCCCGCCGCCCTGCGTAGGAGGTCCTGGAACTGGCGAAAGCCATCTGGAGCCGAGGACACGGGTGTATCTGGAAGGGTTCCTGTGCCGGTGACACTGGCAGAACTGAGCTAAACGGCTCAACCTCCAAAACCAGTTCTGAGCGCCTACTCGAGGGTGCCCAAAGCCATCCGACGCCTTTGAAGCTGAAAACGCGGATCCTGGCTCCAATAGCGGTACCAGGAGAGCCGTATACACCATAGGGGAATGGGGAGTGAGAGCACGACTGGACTGAGGTACATCCTGGGCTGGAGCGAGTAAGACGGCAGAGGGAGACGTGGAGAACTTGGCTCCCCAAGGGTGAAGACTTCATGTGGCTCCGGCACCATCTCTAACCTCCCCTTGATCGAAGGGGAACCGGTAGGGAAGGCGTGTGCAGCTCGGGGCATTGTCCCAGCGGATCCCCTGGCCTACCCGATTTCTTGTCCTGCTTGAGAGCCTGGGAACACTCTATTTCTCCAGGGCGGGAACTCACGGAAGACGCATTGTCTCCTTAGGCCTCCTAAGACTTACTGCCTGCCATGCTTACGCACCTGCTTCCTTGAGTCCCGGCCCGGCGTCGGCGCAGTAGAGGTACTGCCAGAACCGGACCTGATCTCCGCAGTTGGAGACGCACTCCTGGGTTTCTCAGGGGCTGCCCAGCCTGGATCCAACGGCGGCCTCATGGCACCCCCCAGGAGACGCTCGCTGAGGCCAAGAGCCTGGACTTCTCAGGTACGGCTGGCAGGAGAGGCAGCCATTGCACCTGGATGCAATGTGGGCCTCCCCCAAGCAGGAGAGGCAGCGTTGGTGCAAGAATGAACACGGCCCGGCAGCGCAGACCTCGAACCCCGGCGTCTTCGGCATAATCCAGTCCACAGGCGCAGGTGCTGGTTGGGGGGAGCTGGTAAACGGGACCCCCAAAGTCTCTCATCTCCTAAGAACTATTGCTCAAGGCTCAACGACATGAAGAACAGCAGAAACTAGACTAAAACGAACTCTGGACAACTCTCCCACGGCTGTTCTTTAAAGGGCATCAGAGACGCGAGGAGAGTAGCAGCTCCGGCTCGGACCATGCGGCGGTGGAGAAGGAACGGGAGGCGCAGTCTGTCTGCCCCGCCCTTTATGGCCTCGGACGACACCGTGAGGTGAAGGAAGGGCACGTGCGTGGAGCAGCGGACGCTGGGCCAGACACCTGACGTACACGTCAACCCTTAATGGATAACAATAGGGACCATCGCTCGAAGAACTGAAAGTGAAGGTAGAACCCAGgatcctggttcccagcccccacaGCTCTAACCCATGAGACCCCACTCCCCtactggagctggggggagaacacaggagtcctgactctcagccccctTTGCTCTAATGCatctgaccccactcccctcccagagctccaGCGAGTGTCAGGGGACACCGTTTGGAAGGGCCCCACTTATGACCTTCCCCTTCATCTTAGGGGTCTCCCTTATTCCTCACCTGTGTGGGTCTCACCGGGGGTCCCCCCAGCCTCGAGGGAGGGGAGATCAGGTtcccacggctcttcccctcgCTCCATCCACCTCACGTCGgtcttggggaggaggaagcctgGAGTGAAAGATGGGGAGACGGttgagtcaatggggccagatcccctgCTGGGGTCAATGGGCCCTTGcttctttgaaatcagtggggcagAGGAGGACAGTGGAAATCTATTGGAAGGTCCTAGCCAGGGacgtgatggattctccatctctcagAGGCCTGTCACCGGGGTGGGGCGTCTCTCTGAAAACTCCACTCTAGCTCAGCCATCAGATATGGGCTGGATGGAGGAATCAACCAGTGGGACGTCTGGCCTGGGTTAGGTGGGAGACCAAAGCAGATGGTCCCACGGTGCCTAGCAGGCTGGAAGTGTCTGAATGTGGGGCCATCACTCAGCAGGTGGCCAGGTCCCTAGGCAAGGCCAGACCAGCTCTGTAATTCTGCAGCATGGCGTCCCCTTCGGCTGGAATGACAAGCAGCCCGTGTGATGGGGGCCCTAATCTCGGACGGGGGCGGGGAGGTGTccgtgcagcgcccggcacaacgggccCCAGTCTCAGTCAGGAATCTAAGACATGTAAGTAATTATTCTGATACAGGCTAATGTGGTAGCTAgagggagctgagatcagaacccagccctggccccattGCAGCGAGGGGTGACTCGATTCCGGGTTGCTGAGAGCAGAACCCAGCCCTGTCCCCGTTGCActcaggagtgactccagattgacCCCGGGGAGCTGAAATCAGAACCTAGCCGTGCCCCCACCACTGTCAGGGGTAACTCTGGATTGATCCCAGGGGAGCTGAGAGgagaacccagccctgccccattgcaCTCAGGGGTGACTCCGGATTCACCCCGGGGGAGCTGAAATCAAAACCGAGCCCTGCCCCTTTG encodes:
- the LOC116840193 gene encoding septin-1-like produces the protein MRPGASRAQSSVDAAMDKEYVGFATLPNQLHRKSVKKGFDFTLMVAGESGLGKSTLIDSLFLTDLYKDRTLLDAQGEWGAGPRAVWGEAEPQGGAERAPGEAEGGAAAPRLCRPPVENPAHCDFLKLRTMLVRTHMHDLKEVTQEIHYENYRAQCIQSLNRVGARDRASRMKLSRQSATELPLLPLETEKLIREKDEELRRMQEMLQKMQAQMQQSQGEQSDAL
- the LOC116840199 gene encoding uncharacterized protein LOC116840199, which translates into the protein MERGEEPWEPDLPSLEAGGTPGETHTEAAGVATPPTPRRKPAGRSYQCPECGKSFRQSSHLLQHQTTHTGERPYRCPDCGRSFSQSSDLVRHQRVHTGERPYRCPDCGRAFSQSSNLLQHRRASSGTRPFCCAQCGKCFGRSSHLLKHQATHSGERPFGCTDCGKRFGHSSSLLQHQRVHAGQRPFGCVDCGKSFLQSSDLLKHRRVHTGEKPYTCGECGRGFSQRSHVVKHGRVHSRGKP